A genomic stretch from Bordetella sp. N includes:
- the ispE gene encoding 4-(cytidine 5'-diphospho)-2-C-methyl-D-erythritol kinase, with product MNLYDVPAPAKLNLFLHVVGRRADGYHLLQTVFRFIDLADTLHFSARDDGCIERDQPLAGVDPEQDLTVRAARVLQAATGTRQGATIALEKRIPMGGGLGGGSSDAASTLMALNRLWNTGLTRAQLMRLALPLGADVPVFVFGQSAFAEGVGEDLVAVPVPERAYLIAQPDASVPTPVVFSDPDLTRDSNLVTIADFLASPYFQRGQPSRRYFGRNDLEPVVYRRFPEVSRAARWLAGTEHATKGQERDRGFDVRMSGSGACLFAEFDSIEEAVLAEREIAATMRVAGLTSTSQATQESPPRLRLLQACPGLTEHPLRHWIAS from the coding sequence GTGAATCTCTACGACGTTCCCGCACCCGCCAAGCTCAATCTTTTCCTGCATGTCGTGGGGCGCCGCGCGGATGGCTATCATCTGCTGCAGACGGTGTTCCGCTTCATCGACCTTGCCGACACGCTGCATTTTTCCGCGCGTGACGACGGCTGCATCGAACGCGACCAGCCGCTGGCCGGCGTCGATCCGGAACAGGATTTGACCGTGCGCGCCGCGCGCGTGCTGCAGGCGGCCACCGGCACGCGCCAGGGCGCCACCATCGCGCTGGAAAAGCGCATTCCCATGGGCGGCGGCCTGGGCGGCGGATCGAGCGATGCGGCGTCCACCTTGATGGCCCTCAATCGCTTGTGGAACACGGGCCTGACCCGCGCGCAGTTGATGCGCCTGGCCTTGCCGCTGGGCGCGGACGTGCCGGTTTTCGTGTTCGGCCAGTCCGCCTTCGCCGAAGGCGTGGGCGAGGATCTGGTGGCGGTCCCGGTGCCGGAGCGTGCCTATTTGATCGCCCAACCCGACGCTAGCGTACCGACGCCTGTTGTTTTTTCCGATCCTGATTTGACACGAGACTCAAATCTGGTCACAATAGCGGACTTTCTTGCTTCGCCTTATTTTCAACGGGGGCAACCCTCCCGAAGATACTTCGGCCGCAATGATCTGGAACCGGTGGTTTACCGGCGCTTTCCGGAAGTTTCCCGGGCTGCGCGGTGGTTGGCGGGAACGGAACATGCGACGAAAGGTCAAGAAAGGGATCGCGGTTTTGATGTGCGTATGTCTGGATCCGGCGCCTGTTTGTTTGCCGAGTTCGACAGCATCGAAGAAGCGGTTTTGGCGGAGCGTGAAATTGCCGCTACAATGCGCGTCGCTGGTTTGACCAGTACGTCGCAAGCGACGCAAGAATCGCCTCCGCGGTTACGGTTATTGCAGGCTTGTCCTGGTTTGACCGAACATCCGCTCAGGCACTGGATTGCTAGCTAG
- a CDS encoding type II CAAX prenyl endopeptidase Rce1 family protein has product MSAKKPRAIEFMLTGPYGGLAGGSPEPAAESKRDQPRLRDDLKDFFRFLRRPTLRRFPAGQRGYPEPAGDWVPRTTMRRMLAWVFLLWGFNLLVLGPLALQVATSGGAHHRLESGNIPWVIAIFWAPLVEEMVFRYFLRRPGQGLWIIPLMLAPLLKGPVAWTVPLAALAIGASVWTQKRARLKGLSWSWGWRRQYVRFFPLVFHVGTLTFAALHLGNFTLNHTLIWLMPVLVLPQWLTGLVLGWMRVRRGIGASVLMHVLFNAGPVVVVLGVMKFAPQLA; this is encoded by the coding sequence TTGAGCGCAAAAAAGCCGCGCGCCATCGAGTTCATGCTGACCGGGCCCTATGGCGGCCTGGCCGGCGGCTCACCCGAGCCTGCCGCGGAGAGCAAGCGTGACCAGCCGCGGCTGCGGGATGATCTGAAGGACTTCTTCCGCTTCTTGCGCCGGCCGACGTTGCGCCGTTTTCCCGCCGGGCAGAGGGGATATCCGGAGCCCGCGGGCGATTGGGTGCCGCGCACCACCATGCGCCGGATGCTGGCCTGGGTATTCCTGCTGTGGGGCTTCAATCTTCTGGTGCTGGGCCCGCTGGCGCTGCAGGTCGCCACCTCGGGGGGCGCGCATCATCGGCTGGAGTCCGGCAATATTCCCTGGGTCATCGCGATCTTCTGGGCGCCGTTGGTCGAGGAAATGGTGTTCCGGTATTTCCTGCGGCGGCCGGGGCAGGGCTTATGGATCATTCCACTGATGTTGGCGCCCTTGCTGAAGGGGCCGGTCGCCTGGACCGTGCCTTTGGCGGCGCTGGCGATAGGGGCCAGTGTCTGGACCCAGAAGCGTGCGCGCCTTAAAGGCCTGAGCTGGTCGTGGGGTTGGCGCCGCCAGTACGTGCGCTTCTTCCCGCTGGTGTTCCATGTGGGAACCCTGACGTTCGCCGCGCTGCATCTGGGCAATTTCACCCTCAACCACACCTTGATCTGGCTGATGCCGGTGCTGGTATTGCCTCAGTGGCTGACCGGCCTGGTGCTGGGCTGGATGCGTGTGCGGCGGGGCATTGGGGCGTCGGTGCTGATGCATGTCCTCTTCAACGCCGGGCCCGTGGTGGTGGTGTTGGGGGTGATGAAGTTCGCGCCGCAGTTGGCCTAG
- the hmgA gene encoding homogentisate 1,2-dioxygenase, translating into MDLHYQTGFHNDFATEALPGALPQGRNSPTRCPYGLYAEQISGTAFTAPRGENRRSWLYRILPAARHEPFKALAQPPRWTSDAAAYPATPNQLRWSPRPLPDAPTDFIDSVVTLGGNGGPDEQSGVGIHLYAANQSMRDRFFYDADGELLFVPQEGRLLLATELGRLEIAPQEIAVIPRGVRFRVELPDGQARGYLLENFGAPLRLPELGPIGSNCLANARDFQTPVAWYEDLAGDFQLVGKFAGTFWQARIDHSPLDVVAWHGTHAPYKYDLRRFNVIGSVSFDHPDPSIFTVLTSPSDTPGTANVDFAIFPPRVLAMENTFRPPWFHRNVASEFMGLIHGVYDAKAEGFLPGGASLHNCMSGHGPDADTFEKASQADTSQAHYIRDTMAFMFETRRVIRPTAQALASPQLQGDYYTCWQGLARHFTPSQP; encoded by the coding sequence ATGGACCTGCACTACCAGACCGGCTTCCACAACGACTTCGCCACCGAAGCCCTGCCCGGCGCCCTGCCGCAAGGCCGTAATTCGCCGACCCGCTGCCCTTACGGCCTGTACGCCGAGCAGATTTCCGGCACGGCCTTCACGGCGCCGCGCGGGGAAAACCGGCGCAGCTGGCTCTACCGCATCCTGCCCGCCGCGCGCCACGAACCGTTCAAGGCCCTGGCTCAGCCGCCCCGGTGGACCAGCGACGCGGCCGCCTACCCCGCCACGCCGAACCAGTTACGCTGGAGTCCGCGCCCCCTGCCGGACGCGCCCACCGACTTCATCGATAGTGTCGTCACCCTGGGCGGCAATGGCGGTCCCGACGAGCAAAGCGGCGTCGGCATCCACCTGTACGCCGCCAACCAGTCCATGCGGGACCGCTTTTTCTACGACGCGGACGGCGAACTGCTGTTCGTGCCGCAGGAAGGCCGCCTGCTGTTGGCGACTGAGCTGGGCCGGCTGGAAATCGCGCCCCAGGAAATCGCCGTCATTCCGCGCGGCGTCCGCTTTCGCGTCGAACTTCCTGACGGCCAGGCGCGCGGCTATCTTCTGGAAAATTTCGGAGCGCCGCTGCGCTTGCCGGAGTTGGGACCCATCGGTTCCAACTGCCTGGCCAACGCGCGCGACTTCCAGACGCCGGTGGCCTGGTATGAAGACCTGGCGGGCGACTTCCAGCTGGTCGGCAAGTTCGCCGGGACGTTCTGGCAAGCCCGCATCGACCACTCGCCCCTCGATGTCGTGGCCTGGCACGGCACCCATGCGCCCTACAAATATGACCTGCGGCGCTTCAACGTCATCGGTTCGGTCAGCTTCGACCATCCCGATCCGTCGATCTTCACGGTACTCACTTCGCCGTCGGACACCCCGGGAACGGCCAATGTGGATTTCGCGATCTTCCCGCCGCGGGTCCTGGCCATGGAAAACACCTTCCGGCCGCCCTGGTTCCACCGCAACGTCGCCAGCGAGTTCATGGGACTGATCCACGGGGTCTACGACGCCAAGGCCGAGGGCTTCCTGCCGGGCGGCGCCAGCCTGCACAATTGCATGAGCGGCCACGGCCCGGATGCCGACACCTTCGAAAAAGCCTCGCAGGCCGACACCTCGCAAGCGCACTACATCCGCGACACCATGGCCTTCATGTTCGAAACGCGCCGGGTCATCCGTCCTACGGCACAGGCCCTCGCGTCGCCGCAATTGCAGGGCGACTACTACACGTGCTGGCAAGGGCTGGCCAGGCACTTCACACCCAGCCAGCCGTGA
- the mutM gene encoding bifunctional DNA-formamidopyrimidine glycosylase/DNA-(apurinic or apyrimidinic site) lyase: MPELPEVETTRRGIDTVMTGRPLVRLVVREPRLRWPIPADLPAALSGRTVLECGRRGKYLLLRFEHGTQIVHLGMSGSLRTVPEDEAPRRHDHVEWVFDHAVLRLHDPRRFGAVLWHPADDGPVEFHPLLAKLGIEPFDPRFNGAWLRDQFRGRSAPIKQVLLAGEAVVGVGNIYASESLFRAGIHPRAAAGRLSLARCDKLAAAIQATLGDALTSGGSTLRDYVGASGEPGSYFTIHAAVYDREGQPCRVCGTPIRRFVQGQRATYYCVRCQRA, translated from the coding sequence ATGCCCGAACTGCCTGAAGTCGAGACCACACGGCGCGGAATCGACACTGTCATGACAGGCCGACCGCTGGTGCGCCTGGTCGTCCGCGAACCGCGCCTGCGCTGGCCCATCCCCGCCGACCTGCCCGCCGCGCTGTCCGGCCGCACCGTGCTGGAGTGCGGCCGTCGAGGTAAATATCTATTACTGCGCTTCGAGCATGGCACCCAGATCGTGCATCTGGGCATGTCGGGCTCCCTGCGCACCGTTCCCGAGGACGAGGCTCCGCGCCGCCACGACCACGTCGAATGGGTCTTCGACCATGCCGTGCTCAGGCTGCACGATCCGCGCCGTTTTGGTGCGGTGCTGTGGCACCCGGCCGACGACGGCCCCGTCGAATTCCACCCCCTGCTGGCCAAGCTGGGCATCGAACCTTTCGACCCCCGCTTCAACGGCGCCTGGTTGCGCGACCAGTTCCGCGGCCGGTCGGCGCCCATCAAGCAGGTGCTGCTGGCGGGCGAGGCCGTGGTGGGCGTGGGCAATATCTACGCATCCGAAAGCCTGTTCCGGGCGGGCATCCACCCGCGCGCGGCGGCCGGCCGGCTGTCGCTGGCGCGCTGTGACAAACTGGCTGCCGCCATCCAGGCCACCCTGGGCGACGCCCTGACCTCGGGCGGCAGCACCCTGCGCGACTATGTCGGGGCCAGCGGCGAACCTGGCAGCTACTTCACGATCCACGCGGCGGTCTATGACCGCGAAGGGCAACCTTGCCGGGTCTGCGGCACGCCGATCCGGCGCTTCGTGCAGGGCCAAAGGGCGACCTATTACTGCGTCCGCTGCCAGCGGGCGTGA
- the pth gene encoding aminoacyl-tRNA hydrolase → MSTPIRLIVGLGNPGPEYETTRHNAGFWLADHVADDLRASFSMEKGFSGFVAKGRHGGDNVVLLKPMTYMNRSGQAVGAVARFFKFTPEQVLVLHDELDLMPGEVKLKQGGGHAGHNGLRDIQAVLGSPNFWRLRLGIGHPRTLGLAQQVADFVLHPPRREEMTGIEKVIDRCRAVMPLLLDGDFTKATQQLHRENKA, encoded by the coding sequence ATGTCTACCCCCATACGCTTGATCGTCGGGCTGGGTAATCCCGGACCGGAATACGAAACGACTCGGCATAACGCCGGGTTCTGGCTGGCCGACCACGTGGCCGATGACCTGCGCGCCAGCTTCTCGATGGAAAAGGGCTTCTCGGGTTTCGTCGCCAAGGGGCGCCACGGCGGCGATAACGTCGTGCTGCTCAAGCCCATGACTTATATGAACAGGTCAGGGCAGGCGGTCGGCGCCGTGGCGCGCTTTTTCAAATTCACGCCGGAGCAGGTGCTGGTGCTGCATGACGAACTGGACCTGATGCCTGGTGAGGTCAAGCTCAAGCAGGGCGGTGGCCATGCGGGCCACAATGGCTTGCGCGACATCCAGGCCGTGCTGGGCAGTCCCAATTTCTGGCGCCTGCGTCTGGGCATCGGGCATCCCCGTACCTTGGGCCTGGCTCAGCAGGTGGCGGATTTCGTGCTGCATCCGCCGCGCCGCGAGGAAATGACCGGTATTGAAAAGGTCATCGACCGGTGCCGCGCGGTGATGCCGCTGCTGCTGGATGGCGATTTCACCAAGGCGACCCAGCAACTGCATCGGGAGAACAAAGCTTGA
- the lolB gene encoding lipoprotein insertase outer membrane protein LolB yields the protein MRATQPSRWSQWRIAGAAVLCTALAGCVTPDRIAGTGAQNEFSRVGRFALTVSQDDGRQNAVQGGFSWLDDGRRYVLDLTTPLGSTQARVEGRPGMATLDKADGTHLQASDPDALAQDALGSRVPVSGLRDWLRGRLAPQPPAQEVQRDEQQRPTAFQQGGWSARLSRFDDLGPQLLVLQRRESDRDIVLRLVVTPDS from the coding sequence TTGCGTGCCACGCAGCCTTCGCGCTGGTCGCAATGGCGCATCGCTGGTGCCGCCGTGCTGTGCACGGCCCTGGCCGGTTGCGTGACGCCGGATCGCATTGCCGGCACTGGCGCGCAGAATGAGTTTTCGCGGGTGGGCCGCTTCGCGCTCACCGTCAGTCAGGACGATGGCCGCCAGAATGCCGTGCAGGGTGGTTTTTCCTGGCTCGATGACGGCCGCCGCTATGTGCTGGACCTGACGACGCCGCTGGGATCGACCCAGGCGCGCGTGGAAGGGCGGCCGGGCATGGCCACCCTGGACAAGGCCGACGGCACCCATCTGCAGGCCAGCGATCCCGATGCCCTGGCGCAGGACGCCCTGGGCAGCCGCGTGCCGGTTTCCGGCCTGCGCGACTGGTTGCGCGGGCGCCTGGCGCCGCAGCCGCCGGCGCAGGAGGTGCAGCGGGACGAACAGCAGCGCCCGACGGCATTCCAGCAGGGCGGATGGTCGGCGCGCCTGTCGCGCTTTGATGACCTGGGCCCGCAATTGCTGGTGCTGCAGCGGCGCGAATCGGATCGCGACATCGTATTGCGGCTGGTCGTCACGCCGGATTCCTGA
- a CDS encoding 50S ribosomal protein L25/general stress protein Ctc: protein MKFIATTRSVQGSSASRRLRRAGRVPAIVYGVGTQPLNIEVDHNDIYHALRKEEFHSSILDMEVEGGKAEKVLLRAVQWHAYKQQVLHIDFQRVDSSKALHTKVPLHFINAEVSPAVKLSSAIITHVLTEIEVSCLPSDLPKFIEADLSKLEAGASLHLADVTLPKGVTYVTHGGDANPVLASALTKGGPADADEGDEAAAGDDAAPAA from the coding sequence ATGAAATTCATCGCAACCACGCGTAGCGTCCAGGGATCGAGTGCGAGCCGCCGCCTGCGCCGCGCGGGCCGCGTCCCCGCCATCGTTTATGGCGTCGGCACTCAGCCCCTGAACATCGAAGTCGACCACAACGACATTTACCACGCTCTGCGCAAGGAAGAGTTCCACTCCTCCATCCTGGACATGGAAGTCGAAGGCGGCAAGGCCGAGAAGGTTCTGCTGCGCGCCGTGCAATGGCACGCGTACAAGCAACAAGTTCTGCACATCGATTTCCAACGTGTCGATTCGAGCAAGGCCCTGCACACCAAGGTGCCGCTGCACTTCATCAACGCTGAAGTGTCGCCTGCCGTGAAGCTGAGCAGCGCCATCATCACGCACGTTCTGACCGAAATCGAAGTCAGCTGCCTGCCGTCCGACCTGCCCAAGTTCATCGAAGCCGACCTGAGCAAGCTGGAAGCCGGCGCCTCGCTGCACCTGGCCGACGTGACCCTGCCCAAGGGCGTGACGTACGTCACCCACGGTGGCGACGCCAACCCGGTCCTGGCCTCGGCTCTGACCAAGGGTGGCCCCGCTGACGCTGACGAAGGCGACGAAGCTGCCGCCGGCGACGACGCCGCGCCTGCCGCCTAA
- a CDS encoding ribose-phosphate pyrophosphokinase, with the protein MSKDSFMIFTGTANTRLAVDVANHLDMSLGKMTVGRFSDGEVMVEINENVRGKDVFVLQPTCAPTNDNLMEIMVMVDALRRASAGRITAAIPYFGYARQDRRPRSARVAISAKVVANMLQVAGVDRVLTMDLHADQIQGFFDIPVDNIYAGPILLGDIWRRNFSNLVVVSPDIGGVVRARALAKQLEADLAIIDKRRPRANVSEVMNIIGEIDGRTCIIMDDMVDTAGTLCKAAQALKERGAGAVYAYCTHAVLSGGAVERIEGSELDELVVTDTIPLSELARSGKKIRQLSCAGLLGETILRISNAESVSSLFAD; encoded by the coding sequence ATGTCAAAAGACAGCTTCATGATTTTTACCGGGACGGCTAACACCCGTCTCGCCGTCGACGTAGCCAACCATCTGGATATGTCGCTGGGCAAAATGACCGTCGGCCGGTTCTCGGACGGCGAAGTCATGGTCGAGATCAACGAAAACGTGCGCGGCAAGGACGTTTTCGTGTTGCAGCCCACCTGTGCGCCTACCAACGACAACCTGATGGAAATCATGGTGATGGTCGATGCCCTGCGCCGCGCTTCGGCCGGCCGCATCACCGCCGCCATTCCGTATTTCGGTTATGCGCGCCAGGACCGCCGTCCGCGTTCCGCCCGTGTGGCCATTTCGGCCAAGGTCGTGGCGAACATGCTGCAGGTCGCTGGTGTCGACCGCGTGCTGACGATGGACCTGCACGCTGACCAGATCCAGGGTTTCTTCGACATTCCCGTGGACAACATCTACGCGGGTCCGATCTTGCTGGGCGACATCTGGCGCCGCAATTTCTCGAACCTGGTGGTGGTGTCCCCCGACATCGGCGGCGTGGTGCGCGCCCGGGCCCTGGCGAAACAGCTGGAAGCCGACCTGGCCATCATCGACAAGCGTCGTCCGCGCGCCAACGTGTCGGAAGTGATGAACATCATCGGCGAAATCGACGGCCGTACCTGCATCATCATGGATGACATGGTCGACACCGCCGGTACGCTGTGCAAGGCTGCCCAGGCGCTGAAAGAGCGCGGCGCCGGCGCCGTGTACGCCTATTGCACGCACGCCGTGCTGTCGGGCGGCGCGGTGGAGCGCATCGAAGGTTCGGAACTGGACGAGCTGGTCGTCACCGATACCATTCCGCTGTCGGAACTGGCGCGCTCGGGCAAGAAGATTCGTCAACTGTCCTGCGCCGGCCTGTTGGGCGAGACCATCCTGCGTATTTCGAACGCGGAATCGGTCAGCTCGCTGTTCGCGGATTGA